One region of Vicia villosa cultivar HV-30 ecotype Madison, WI unplaced genomic scaffold, Vvil1.0 ctg.001420F_1_1, whole genome shotgun sequence genomic DNA includes:
- the LOC131635082 gene encoding UPF0481 protein At3g47200-like → MLSPDLLMDKRLSQLKEANEMFEKSNPSSIPKIQMVSKFLQQNERFYKYCSPKIVSFGPIHHSSKSFKEGEHYKLRWTSIFVAEYGKKIDQDADQACKLLFKKIEDNIEELKSMFTEDAIEGYNDNDLAWILFVDGCSLIYFMENLDDQRPEALNLKLDRLMYIWKDALLLENQLPSKMLQILCKEKGVDLNYLYSNYCSMGAHKRLGMRAAILVDNPNHFHILDSFRSIYFSSNTIHNIEGQVQIETQENIHEHEYDQIYWHTYKSIRDLKTVGIRVVAAKGDEMMTWNNTTFKSMWFGGELRLPTFMNNDIIFYLFTNSIAYEMCPDVHYDYECCAFLSFMDSLVDNADDVKELRSAGILQNLVGNDEELAKFFNDLGDYLPTKICCHVCYTNAVTYCNKYNHIKRQIEKHYTNKWKTWFAQAYNTHFNTPWAMVAFIAASLALILTFIQTWFAIHPK, encoded by the exons ATGTTATCACCAG ATTTACTTATGGATAAAAGACTTTCTCAGCTGAAAGAGGCAaatgaaatgtttgaaaaaagtAATCCAAGTTCAATTCCTAAGATCCAAATGGTTTCAAAGTTTTTGCAACAAAATGAAAGATTTTATAAGTACTGTTCACCAAAAATTGTATCATTTGGACCCATCCATCACAGTAGTAAAAGTTTTAAAGAAGGAGAGCATTACAAGCTTCGATGGACATCAATATTTGTTGCAGAATATGGCAAGAAAATAGATCAAGATGCTGACCAAGCATGCAAACTTTTGTTTAAAAAGATTGAAGATAATATTGAAGAATTGAAGAGTATGTTTactgaggatgcaattgaaggTTACAATGATAATGATCTTGCTTGGATATTGTTTGTGGATGGATGTTCTTTGATATATTTTATGGAAAATCTTGATGATCAACGTCCAGAAGCTTTAAATCTAAAGTTAGACCGACTAATGTACATATGGAAAGATGCTCTATTATTGGAGAATCAACTTCCAAGTAAAATGCTTCAGATTCTATGCAAAGAGAAGGGTGTTGATTTGAATTACTTATATTCCAATTATTGTAGTATGGGTGCACATAAGCGATTGGGAATGAGGGCAGCGATCCTAGTGGATAATCCTAATCATTTTCATATACTTGATTCTTTTCGATCAATCTACTTTTCATCAAATACAATTCATAACATTGAAGGACAAGTTCAAATAGAAACACAAGAAAATATCCATGAACATGAATATGATCAGATTTATTGGCATACTTACAAGAGTATACGAGATCTAAAAACAGTAGGAATTCGAGTGGTAGCAGCTAAGGGAGATGAAATGATGACATGGAATAATACTACATTCAAGTCTATGTGGTTTGGTGGAGAACTAAGACTTCCTACTTTCATGAACAATGATATCATATTTTATCTGTTTACAAACTCAATAGCATATGAGATGTGTCCAGATGTTCACTACGACTATGAATGTTGCGCGTTCTTGAGCTTTATGGATTCATTAGTCGACAATGCTGATGATGTTAAAGAACTTAGATCAGCTGGTATATTGCAAAATTTAGTTGGAAATGATGAAGAATTGGCAAAGTTCTTCAATGATTTAGGTGATTATTTGCCAACAAAAATATGTTGCCATGTTTGCTACACAAACGCAGTGACGTACTGTAACAAATATAATCATATCAAGCGTCAAATTGAAAAGCATTACACAAATAAATGGAAGACATGGTTTGCTCAAGCTTACAATACTCATTTCAACACACCATGGGCTATGGTTGCCTTTATAGCTGCATCATTGGCATTGATTCTCACTTTCATCCAAACATGGTTTGCGATACATCCTAAATAA